The proteins below are encoded in one region of Syntrophorhabdaceae bacterium:
- a CDS encoding glycosyltransferase family 39 protein, with the protein MKDGSFELSDKFRDLRAVRGTSLKILMLILLSYVLLVHNLGGVALWDPDEPRQAIVAREMVERNDYIHTYLNGEPNRWKPPFYSWMIILASKVTGNIDELASKAPSAIAAGLLVLITFFLGSHLVDTSTGFLSAMVLLTNYQFLGNARESVMDMTFAFFIGLTVFLNYLAIKKDNRWQLVLSFIPASLAILTKGPAGLLIPACVIFIYLMVTKKVKRFTLTFACGCFFSLSLAMIWFLLAGREYINEIILTQSFTRYVNAFDHQENLFYYFHKLFFNFLPWSILLPFSIYHAFRQKYWLPLIWFLFTFLFFEISTSKRAIYLLSVYPASALLCGFYIRDSWSRLVKASKTNMFLRVFAFLLVTLPLGAVVALFNLQNETVTEFRTNPSVYVYIALIFMAGAIFLYTLVKNCEKGSLFLLFAYLILIAISHNFCYLPIMDKAFKSPRLITDSMKDFSKGKDVFLYGDNSAGLIFYIGKPTKLLHRAEDIKKYAKTESVLVITEDDAKYVAPYLDKFYYPIKKVNYEREAYILYVGKSGI; encoded by the coding sequence GTGAAAGATGGGTCTTTCGAGTTATCTGATAAATTTAGAGACTTACGCGCAGTCAGGGGTACATCGCTTAAAATATTGATGCTCATCCTTCTCTCTTACGTTCTGCTCGTTCATAATCTGGGCGGAGTTGCGCTCTGGGACCCCGATGAACCGCGCCAGGCTATCGTTGCCCGGGAGATGGTGGAGAGGAACGATTACATACACACCTATCTCAACGGTGAACCCAATCGTTGGAAACCTCCTTTCTATTCCTGGATGATTATCCTGGCCTCGAAAGTAACGGGTAATATAGACGAACTTGCATCTAAAGCACCATCGGCAATTGCCGCGGGATTGCTGGTCCTCATAACCTTCTTTCTCGGCAGCCATCTGGTTGATACAAGTACAGGATTTCTTTCAGCCATGGTGCTCCTGACAAACTATCAGTTCCTCGGAAACGCGAGAGAATCCGTCATGGACATGACCTTCGCTTTTTTTATCGGTCTTACCGTATTTCTTAATTATCTCGCCATTAAGAAGGACAACAGATGGCAACTGGTGCTGTCCTTCATTCCCGCATCCTTGGCTATTCTCACGAAAGGCCCTGCAGGTTTGTTGATTCCCGCGTGCGTCATTTTCATCTACCTAATGGTCACAAAGAAGGTCAAGAGATTTACCCTGACTTTTGCATGCGGTTGTTTCTTCTCTCTCAGCCTTGCCATGATCTGGTTTCTCCTGGCAGGGAGAGAATATATAAATGAAATCATTCTGACCCAGAGCTTTACCCGATACGTGAACGCCTTCGACCATCAGGAAAACCTCTTCTATTATTTCCACAAGCTCTTTTTCAACTTCCTTCCCTGGAGCATACTCCTGCCTTTTTCTATTTACCATGCCTTCAGACAAAAGTATTGGCTTCCCCTCATATGGTTCCTCTTCACCTTTCTCTTTTTTGAGATATCCACGAGCAAGAGGGCTATATATCTTCTTTCCGTCTATCCTGCCTCCGCCCTCTTGTGCGGGTTCTATATCAGGGACAGTTGGTCGCGGCTTGTGAAGGCATCAAAGACAAATATGTTTCTAAGAGTGTTCGCATTCCTTCTCGTGACCCTCCCTCTCGGAGCCGTTGTCGCGCTTTTCAATTTGCAGAATGAGACAGTTACGGAATTCAGGACAAATCCTTCGGTATACGTCTATATAGCTTTGATATTCATGGCAGGAGCGATATTCCTCTATACCCTCGTGAAGAATTGCGAGAAGGGAAGCCTTTTCCTTCTGTTTGCCTATCTCATCCTCATTGCGATTTCTCATAACTTCTGTTATCTCCCAATTATGGATAAAGCCTTTAAATCTCCGCGGCTCATAACAGACAGTATGAAAGACTTTTCAAAGGGCAAAGATGTCTTCCTGTATGGAGATAACTCGGCAGGCCTGATCTTCTATATTGGCAAACCAACCAAACTACTTCACCGCGCCGAAGATATCAAAAAATATGCAAAAACCGAGTCGGTCCTCGTCATAACGGAAGATGATGCAAAGTACGTTGCCCCATACTTGGACAAGTTCTACTACCCGATAAAGAAAGTCAACTATGAGAGAGAAGCTTATATCTTGTACGTAGGGAAAAGTGGAATATAG
- a CDS encoding glycosyltransferase family 39 protein, which translates to MSTRKNPFYVRYRKDILHLLVIVFLSSVFLFCALGDYSLKEPDEGRYAEIPREMVETGDYIVPHLNYVRYFEKPPLLYWAVAISYKLFGINEWSFRSVNAAFAFFMVLFLYVFGRKWFGGRAALLSCLILVSSFGFFSMARIVTTDMCFSFLLFASLLCFYDFYRDKKAFSLYLFYGLAGLATLAKGPAAVVLLGGAILVFLFTEKRLSFLKELKWLRGSAIYACIVLPWIIAISLRDREFLHFFFIDQHILRFATTQHKRSGPLYYFLPVLFGGMFPWSFFLPRGIVTLWRKKELRLFIIWSALVFGLFSISGSKLPPYILPIFPALSLVLGVFFDENRHRYARWAGEIALYMVVFAVFSLLGFLRLYPPFLAWVASLAPNAPALAQELKCFCLGVSFVSCVVLCMSFFRTFRRYGAIFLILLSFSFSFFSVLMGFGLHTLDKLKTAKELALAVNQSKGTFDHLVGYDVYEQTLPFYTKSRLILANFTGELKMGSMRDGAKEYFITEEEFFRLLSSDKKVLFVTKENKIDRLREMVPRKIEAIRCQNDRCLYGNWATAENDFQ; encoded by the coding sequence ATGAGCACACGCAAAAATCCTTTTTATGTACGATACAGAAAAGACATTCTTCACCTTCTCGTCATCGTCTTTCTTTCCTCTGTCTTCCTCTTTTGTGCCCTGGGTGATTACTCGTTGAAGGAGCCGGATGAAGGCAGGTATGCGGAAATACCGAGGGAGATGGTTGAAACGGGCGATTACATCGTTCCTCATCTCAATTATGTGAGGTATTTTGAAAAACCTCCCCTCCTTTATTGGGCAGTGGCCATTTCGTATAAACTGTTCGGTATCAATGAATGGTCGTTCAGGTCCGTTAATGCCGCTTTTGCGTTCTTCATGGTCCTTTTCCTCTATGTCTTTGGCCGAAAGTGGTTCGGCGGAAGGGCTGCTTTGCTGTCATGCCTGATCCTTGTGTCTTCTTTCGGTTTTTTTTCCATGGCACGTATTGTGACGACAGATATGTGTTTCAGCTTCCTGCTTTTCGCATCTCTCCTTTGTTTTTACGATTTTTACCGTGACAAAAAAGCGTTCTCCCTTTATCTGTTCTACGGGCTGGCGGGATTGGCTACTCTGGCAAAAGGGCCGGCAGCCGTCGTCCTTCTCGGCGGAGCCATCCTGGTCTTCCTCTTTACTGAAAAAAGGCTCAGCTTTCTGAAAGAACTTAAATGGTTGAGAGGCTCAGCAATTTACGCGTGCATCGTCCTGCCCTGGATAATAGCCATCTCTTTGAGGGATCGAGAATTTCTTCATTTCTTCTTTATTGACCAGCATATTCTCAGATTTGCCACCACCCAGCATAAGAGGTCGGGGCCCCTTTATTATTTCTTGCCCGTGCTCTTCGGGGGCATGTTCCCCTGGTCCTTCTTCCTCCCCAGGGGAATAGTCACCCTCTGGCGCAAGAAAGAACTGAGGCTGTTTATCATCTGGAGCGCTCTCGTATTTGGTCTCTTCAGCATTTCCGGGTCAAAACTGCCCCCCTACATACTACCTATCTTCCCCGCACTGTCACTAGTGCTGGGCGTTTTCTTTGATGAAAACCGCCACAGGTATGCGCGCTGGGCCGGGGAGATTGCGCTCTACATGGTGGTCTTCGCGGTATTCTCCCTTCTGGGTTTCCTACGACTCTATCCGCCGTTTCTTGCGTGGGTCGCCTCTCTCGCACCGAATGCACCGGCCCTGGCGCAAGAGCTGAAATGCTTCTGTCTGGGCGTTTCCTTTGTGTCGTGCGTGGTTTTGTGCATGTCCTTCTTTAGGACCTTTCGTCGCTACGGTGCAATCTTCCTGATCCTTCTCAGTTTTTCCTTTTCTTTCTTCTCGGTGCTTATGGGATTCGGTCTCCATACGCTGGACAAATTGAAAACGGCAAAGGAGTTGGCCCTGGCCGTCAATCAGAGTAAGGGAACCTTTGATCATCTCGTCGGTTATGACGTCTATGAACAGACCCTTCCCTTTTATACCAAGTCGAGGTTAATCCTTGCCAACTTTACGGGAGAGCTTAAAATGGGCTCCATGCGTGATGGCGCGAAAGAGTATTTCATTACGGAGGAGGAGTTTTTCCGACTCCTTTCGTCGGACAAAAAAGTGCTTTTTGTTACAAAGGAAAATAAAATAGATCGACTGCGAGAAATGGTTCCCCGTAAGATTGAAGCAATACGGTGTCAGAACGACCGATGCCTGTATGGAAATTGGGCCACCGCTGAAAATGACTTTCAGTGA
- a CDS encoding cation diffusion facilitator family transporter: protein MQKITMDIKYKASLFAIVSAFVLASSKFAAGLASGSLAVVSSSLDSLLDIFMSGMNLFAIRKAAEPPDYGHQYGHAKTENIAATIQSLVIIFTGGLILYTAIHKFLHKTAIVYSNFDLGVMILSLLFSALISTVLRKVGERTDSSALKADALHYASDLYSNSAAIVAIIVTYYTGRTYFDLLFSVIIAFLIIFSALKIFRDGIGGLMDASIPRETEKKLQEIIDALPFPYAGYHKMRGRIAGSRKYTDFHLLICRKESIDEAHKLADQLEITMTREISNLDVIIHIEPCESECDLTDETCFVPHKAGSNQ, encoded by the coding sequence ATGCAGAAAATAACCATGGACATTAAATACAAAGCGTCCTTGTTTGCAATAGTATCCGCTTTTGTTCTCGCATCGAGCAAGTTTGCGGCAGGGCTGGCTTCCGGGTCCTTGGCGGTCGTATCCTCAAGTCTCGACAGTTTGCTGGATATTTTCATGTCGGGAATGAATCTCTTTGCCATACGGAAAGCGGCAGAACCACCTGATTACGGGCATCAGTACGGGCATGCAAAGACCGAGAACATAGCGGCCACCATACAATCGCTGGTGATCATCTTCACTGGAGGCCTGATCCTCTATACGGCTATCCACAAGTTTCTCCACAAGACCGCCATTGTCTATTCGAATTTCGACCTCGGGGTAATGATCCTTTCCCTTCTCTTCAGCGCACTGATCTCGACGGTGCTCCGCAAGGTGGGCGAAAGGACCGACTCAAGCGCCCTGAAGGCAGATGCGCTTCACTATGCCAGCGACCTCTATTCCAACTCCGCAGCCATTGTGGCAATCATTGTCACCTACTATACGGGCAGAACCTATTTCGATCTGCTCTTCTCCGTGATCATAGCCTTTCTTATTATTTTCTCTGCCCTAAAGATCTTTCGTGACGGTATCGGCGGTCTTATGGACGCGAGTATACCTCGGGAGACAGAGAAGAAATTGCAGGAGATCATCGATGCACTGCCGTTCCCTTACGCGGGTTATCATAAAATGAGAGGCCGCATCGCAGGGAGCAGGAAATACACCGATTTCCATCTCCTTATCTGCAGGAAAGAGAGCATCGATGAAGCACATAAACTGGCGGACCAACTTGAAATAACAATGACCCGGGAAATCAGCAATCTCGACGTGATCATTCACATCGAGCCATGTGAAAGCGAATGCGACCTTACCGACGAAACGTGTTTCGTGCCTCACAAAGCCGGCAGTAACCAATAA
- a CDS encoding PilZ domain-containing protein, producing the protein MTKTITICFRTSDHLREALKKISREEKRTLSSTIENILYTYIEGKKDFKRVEGEKRRYPRKSVSVPALLSFNKETSAGIILDISLGGLQVLIPADYQFEMKVDEENAGISIVFTLPEIKKPLDVRCAPEHIVRSSGETIMGMSFVDANFDSYRTIQNYLIN; encoded by the coding sequence ATGACTAAGACGATCACCATATGCTTCCGGACCAGCGATCATTTACGCGAAGCGCTGAAGAAGATTTCAAGGGAAGAAAAAAGAACTCTCTCGTCGACCATTGAGAACATCCTCTACACTTACATAGAAGGGAAGAAAGATTTTAAACGGGTGGAAGGGGAAAAACGCCGGTATCCCAGAAAGAGCGTTTCAGTCCCCGCCCTCTTGAGCTTTAACAAAGAAACATCTGCCGGCATAATACTCGATATTTCTCTCGGCGGGTTACAGGTTTTGATTCCCGCGGATTATCAATTTGAAATGAAGGTAGACGAAGAAAACGCGGGGATCTCCATTGTCTTCACCTTGCCCGAGATCAAAAAACCCCTGGACGTGCGCTGCGCCCCTGAACATATCGTTCGTTCCAGTGGCGAGACGATAATGGGCATGTCATTTGTAGATGCCAACTTTGACAGCTACCGGACCATACAGAATTACCTGATCAATTAA